AAACTCTGGTCGATTTTGATTGTCATTGCTTGTTCTCCCATTTGTTTCCCAGTTTTCTTTAATCGGTTGCTTGAATCGGAAAGAAATGCCTTTTTAAAAACTTCATAAGTAGAGAAATTTTGCGCCTCTATGTACCCTTTAAAGAAGCTTGCCTACAGGGGCCCTGAGGTTTGAGTCGTGATGTTCCGTAATCTTTGCTCTGTGCTGGCCGGAATCCTTTACCGCGTGTCTTTGCTAAATAAGAAGAGTGATAGATCATTTCGTTAAAACTGGCTTTGTCATCTACTTGGTGGAATCCTGCCAGTGTTACGTTAGTAAAGTAGCTTGATCGCTTGACGATGGGTTTAACTGTTGCCGCCATAGTTTCTTTAAACCAAACCTTTTGACCGTCTACTGCGACAAAGACATGGTAGTGCTGTTTTTTGACGTTCTCGACCTCTCGTACCCAGATGTATGCGGTGTTCTTTGCGCCAAATTTGCGCTCCAATAATTGAACCAAGCTCTTGCGAAATCCTGTCATCATTTTGTTGTCACTGGTGTAATAAGCGGTGCTTAGAATAATGTGCTGAACAAAAATGCGACCATGTAAAGAGAAGGCCGCATCGAACTGCTCAATAATGCGCGTCATTATTTCCGTGTAAATCGAATATTTAGTCTTGCCGCTTTTGCTTCGTGTTATCACCTCAAAAAATACGCCGTTATGCTCAAAGTGAGTTTCATCAGTTTGTTTCTTTCTATTGGTTAATTTTTTTCTACTTTTTCTCTTAGTGGGGTGGTTACAAATAGGGGATATTATTAAACTCCCCTTGTTTTTTACATCGGGAGCCTTGGGAAAAGCCCCGCTGGTTCTGGTCTGTGCTGAGTTTTGTGTGTCAAAACCGCGTGTGTCAAAACCGTTTGTGTGTTTTGTGTCAAAACCGCTTTTTTCAATACTTAATTTTTTGGTTAATTTTGTGCCCGTTTGAGTCACCCAGTTCGTGCTTCTGGTTTCATGGAATAGGGTAGCCGCGACAAAATCAGAAAAGCCAAGCGCACCGAAATTCAATGTGCCGCCGAACTGATTAAAATCACGCCCACCGATAAAGTGAGCGCGAGTCATAATTACCCCTTGATTAGTTTGTGAGAGGCCAATATTGCCTCCGCTTTCTGGTAATCGTCAGGGTGTAGGTAGTAGCGTTTAAAGCGTTTTTCTAGGTGCTTATCCCACACGGTAATAATGCGCAGTCCTTCAAATTCGCCACCTTTATTAAAATGGTTGCGGAAATAATGGTTGCCTTGAGGTTGTTTGCCGTAAGAGGCGTTTGTCGCGCCGTTACCGTATAGGCTTTGCTGATATAGATAGGCAAGGGCTTTAACGTGTTCTGGAATCTCCTGTTTCATGCCTTACCCTCCCCAGTGTGGAGCTGTACACGACTTTCGAGCCATGATTCAACGTCTGTTACGCGGTAAAGCACTTTGCGCCCTACTTTGATAAAGGGCAAGTTGTAGCGGCCTGTCATGCGCCAAGTAGCAAGTGTTCCAACTGTAACGCCGATTAACTCTGACACTTGTTCAGGTGTGTGGTATTTTGGGATTTTATTTCTCAAGTTCATGATTTTTTCCTTATATCAATTTATGGATATATGGAATTGCGCAAAACCATGTTGAGTAGATTAAAGATATTTAAGGCGGGGCGGCAGGGTCATTAAATAACTAATTATTGTCCCCTCTGTATTAGAGATCTTCTTCTTATTCTTTTATGCTTTTTTTCTACGCTGTCAGGCTCTATGTGGTGCGTTTTAGCGTAAACTTCATAAGCTTGGCTGTATGAACCTGTTGATTGTTTAAGTTCTTCGATTTCTTGAAGAAATAAATCGTCTTTGGTTTGAGGTTTTGAAGTGTGGTTAATTCTCGATTGTAATAGCTTGATTCTGTCGGCTTGGTTTTGTTTGGGACGGCCTTTGCCTTTTGATTTAATCTCGTTTATCTCTGTCAGCATTTCCTTGTCCATGAGTATTCTTGCCAGTTTGTGAATAGCTCTTATGCTTAGTTTTTTTATGCGGCCTTTTACTTTATTCCTTTCTTCATCACTGAGGGTTGGCATTGAGTAGTCTTCAAAGCTTATTGATTTGCCTCCGATCATTTTTAGTATTGCTTCTCCAGCTTCGGTCGGAGTGTTGTCAATCTCACTTTCCCCTAATAGCTCTAAAGCGTTAAATAAGTATTGTGCGGTAAGGGAGTCAATCTCTAATTTTTCAAATTCACTCTCTGGCATGGAGTGTAGTTCTTCTAGAAAGACTTGATACCCAAAAGGGTGTGAGCCTTTTTCATCAAAGTGTTCCATCAAGTTTAAAAACGCGCTTTTGTTGAATCCCATGAGAAAGTCTCCAAGCTCAAATACCCTTATGAGTTGGGTGGCGCGGTCAGGGGGGGGATCCCTTTTCGAGTGGCCGCTCTAGGCCGTGCCAATGTTGTGTCTAAAAGGTGGTGTATTTACCGCATTGTGTTGTTTTACCGTTGAAGTTTGCTCTCCAGTTTTCCAGCTCTTTTCTGGTTGTGAAGTAAGGCGATCTAAAGATTTGACCGTCTTTTTTAAAGTGAGCGCAATAGAACTCTGTTACTTCTTTTGTGTCAATTTGTTGTTGTGTGACGATTGCCATTGTTGTGCCTCCTTAAACGGCTTTGTTTTGATTTAGTAAGCGCATAATTAAGTGTTGTTTTTCCGCATCGCTAAGGTTTTTTACAAGCTCATTTAGTTTGCTGTCTGTATCTGTAATAGTGCGGCCTGCTTTTTCCAGATAAGTGTTAGTGATTCGTTGTGATGGCTCTCTGAGTTCATCCGCGTTCTGAATTATGTAACCTGCTGTTACATCATTGCTTAGGGCGTGGTTAGCCAATTGCTTTAGCAGATGGTCATTAAATCCAAGTCGAGCCCCTGTACTTAAAAAAGTTCTTCGTAGGTCGTGTGCTGTAATTTCTACACCTGTTTGTTCTAGCAGGTGGCGCAATGGCTTTTTGATATCTGATATATGTTTTTCGTTATTGGTTGCGCTAGGGAAGACGAATTGACTTCTTGTACTTAGCTTTTTGCGCCGCTTAAATACTTTTTCGCTTTCGCTGGTCATTGGTAGCCATAGTCGGCGACCGTTTTTGGTTTCAGTTAGGTAGAAGCGTTTGTATTTAATTTCGACCTGCTCCCATTTCATTGAAGCTGTTTCAGTTATTCGTGTGCCGTGATAGAAAAGAACTAGGGCTAGATCCGCACCTATTTGGTAGAAGGGGCGGGAGTCTGTTGCCAGCTCTTCAAACGTGTCTAAGAACGGTTTTATTTGATCGTCTTCTAGCTTTCTTGTTTTGCGCTCTAATCTGGTGAATTGTTTGTTTTTGCTGAGCTTTTTGACTGGATTCTCAAGAATAAGCGGGTTGCCGTTTAAATCCCTAATTTCATCCATTGCCATGTTAAAAATAGCTCTAAGTAAACGCATTGCCCTATCGGCTTCTGCTTGCGAGCGTTTAGCGTAGTCTTTGTGGATTTTAAGAATTTTGCTGTAGTCTATTTCTGTTATGGGGGTGTTGGCTAATGGTGACAGGACTAGGCGAAATGAAGAGCGATATCCTCGAACTGTTCGCGGCTTTAGTGCTTTCATTTGAAGGTAGAGCTCAAGCATTTCTGCGAGCGTTGCTTGCTTGGTGCGTTGAAACTTCTTTTTCTGATTGGGATTTATGCCTTCGGCGAAATCATCTTGCGCCGCACGGGCTTTCTTTCTGGCTTGCTCTATAGTGGTTTTGGGGTAGGTTCCCAATGAGACTTCTATTTGCTTGCCATTAATGCGCCCACCAACTTTAAAGGACTTTGCCCCGCCTTTATTTTTGATTCTGAGGTATAGGCCATTCGCTTTTTTGTGCGAGTCGTAATAGGTTCCTTTTTTTGAGATTGAGTCTAGTTCTTCAACTGTAAAAGGAAATTCATTCTTTTCTGCCATCTGTATATAGCCTGTTTAATGCTAAATTCGCTAAAAGCAGGTTTCGGACTAACATTTAAAACGAGCTTTCCGCATGTAGCCTGCGTTTGAGATCTGTTTCGGACTAACGCGGGGCT
The genomic region above belongs to Thiomicrorhabdus xiamenensis and contains:
- a CDS encoding tyrosine-type recombinase/integrase encodes the protein MAEKNEFPFTVEELDSISKKGTYYDSHKKANGLYLRIKNKGGAKSFKVGGRINGKQIEVSLGTYPKTTIEQARKKARAAQDDFAEGINPNQKKKFQRTKQATLAEMLELYLQMKALKPRTVRGYRSSFRLVLSPLANTPITEIDYSKILKIHKDYAKRSQAEADRAMRLLRAIFNMAMDEIRDLNGNPLILENPVKKLSKNKQFTRLERKTRKLEDDQIKPFLDTFEELATDSRPFYQIGADLALVLFYHGTRITETASMKWEQVEIKYKRFYLTETKNGRRLWLPMTSESEKVFKRRKKLSTRSQFVFPSATNNEKHISDIKKPLRHLLEQTGVEITAHDLRRTFLSTGARLGFNDHLLKQLANHALSNDVTAGYIIQNADELREPSQRITNTYLEKAGRTITDTDSKLNELVKNLSDAEKQHLIMRLLNQNKAV
- a CDS encoding helix-turn-helix domain-containing protein codes for the protein MNLRNKIPKYHTPEQVSELIGVTVGTLATWRMTGRYNLPFIKVGRKVLYRVTDVESWLESRVQLHTGEGKA
- a CDS encoding YagK/YfjJ domain-containing protein, translated to MTRAHFIGGRDFNQFGGTLNFGALGFSDFVAATLFHETRSTNWVTQTGTKLTKKLSIEKSGFDTKHTNGFDTRGFDTQNSAQTRTSGAFPKAPDVKNKGSLIISPICNHPTKRKSRKKLTNRKKQTDETHFEHNGVFFEVITRSKSGKTKYSIYTEIMTRIIEQFDAAFSLHGRIFVQHIILSTAYYTSDNKMMTGFRKSLVQLLERKFGAKNTAYIWVREVENVKKQHYHVFVAVDGQKVWFKETMAATVKPIVKRSSYFTNVTLAGFHQVDDKASFNEMIYHSSYLAKTRGKGFRPAQSKDYGTSRLKPQGPCRQASLKGT